The proteins below are encoded in one region of Nocardioides marmorisolisilvae:
- a CDS encoding DUF952 domain-containing protein yields MRIFHIAQVDDWAAARAAGHYDVSTNGLSLSEVGFIHAARAEQVAGVFARFYRGHGQELVLLAIETERLDVPWSEDPAPDRPGETFPHIHGPLPTRAVVQVTPLDGKGRPTTLGALFFRAMVLRMLALLLVLVGAAVGAGLGSGHGPGTAVLGAVLGAAVGGGLGYAVIRLSGRG; encoded by the coding sequence GTGAGGATCTTCCACATCGCACAGGTCGACGACTGGGCCGCGGCCAGGGCTGCGGGCCACTACGACGTCTCGACGAACGGGCTCAGCCTCTCCGAGGTCGGCTTCATCCATGCGGCGCGGGCCGAGCAGGTGGCGGGGGTCTTCGCTCGCTTCTATCGCGGCCACGGGCAGGAACTGGTGCTGCTCGCCATCGAGACCGAGCGACTGGACGTGCCGTGGTCGGAGGATCCGGCGCCGGACCGGCCCGGCGAGACCTTCCCGCACATCCACGGCCCCCTCCCGACCCGGGCCGTGGTCCAGGTGACCCCGCTCGATGGGAAGGGCCGCCCGACAACGCTCGGGGCGTTGTTCTTCCGTGCCATGGTCCTGCGGATGCTGGCGTTGCTGCTGGTCCTCGTCGGAGCCGCCGTCGGCGCGGGTCTCGGCTCCGGTCACGGCCCGGGCACAGCCGTCCTGGGAGCTGTGCTGGGCGCGGCCGTCGGAGGCGGTCTCGGCTATGCGGTGATCCGGCTATCGGGGCGAGGCTGA
- a CDS encoding glucose-6-phosphate dehydrogenase — translation MTDSRDAIDTLLILGASGDLTKRLLLPGLATLLASKRGRPLQLIGAGMEELSQAQWHERVKSSFKESGAKGRLLSGTESKSRYFQADVTNPVELADVLKACKGTPAIYFALPPAVTAKVCAALSKVDYPKGTNLVLEKPFGVDEAGARKLNELLLTLVPEAQIHRVDHFLGHSDVLNILGTRFANRIFEPVWNSQHVEKIEIVFDEDLTLENRAGYYDHAGALVDMVQSHLLQVLGLLMMEPPASLDEADLRDGKASVIRATHVYGDDPVASSRRARYTAGTIGRRKVPAYTREPGVDPKRRTETLAELVVEVRNWRWAGVPVTLRSGKSLGKARKEIVVTFKPPTHLPTGFRGSDLPTRLHIGMTPTRLVLGMDVNGPGDPFDLDWVELAADLGPGDMESYGQVLAGVLDADPTLSVRGDTAEQCWRILEPVQRAWREDKVPMDTYPAGSDGPKGWPR, via the coding sequence ATGACGGACTCCCGCGATGCAATCGACACGCTGTTGATCCTCGGGGCGAGCGGAGACCTCACCAAGCGGTTGCTGCTCCCCGGACTCGCCACGCTGCTGGCCAGCAAGCGGGGTCGCCCGCTGCAGCTGATCGGCGCCGGCATGGAGGAGCTGAGCCAAGCCCAGTGGCACGAGCGGGTGAAGAGCTCCTTCAAGGAGTCGGGCGCGAAGGGCCGGCTGCTATCGGGCACCGAGTCGAAGAGCAGGTACTTCCAGGCCGACGTCACCAATCCGGTGGAGCTGGCCGACGTGCTCAAGGCCTGCAAGGGCACCCCGGCGATCTACTTCGCGCTGCCGCCCGCGGTGACCGCCAAGGTGTGCGCGGCCCTGTCGAAGGTGGACTATCCCAAGGGCACCAACCTGGTGCTCGAGAAGCCCTTCGGTGTCGACGAGGCCGGTGCACGCAAGCTCAACGAGTTGCTGCTCACGCTCGTCCCAGAGGCGCAGATCCATCGCGTCGACCACTTCCTGGGCCACTCCGACGTCCTCAACATCCTCGGCACCCGGTTCGCCAACCGCATCTTCGAGCCGGTGTGGAACAGCCAGCACGTCGAGAAGATCGAGATCGTCTTCGACGAGGACCTCACGCTGGAGAATCGTGCCGGGTACTACGACCATGCCGGCGCCCTGGTCGACATGGTGCAGAGCCACCTGCTCCAGGTGCTCGGCCTGCTGATGATGGAGCCGCCAGCCAGCCTGGACGAGGCCGACCTGCGTGACGGCAAGGCGAGCGTCATCCGGGCAACGCACGTGTATGGCGACGACCCGGTCGCGTCGTCGAGGCGGGCCCGCTACACCGCGGGCACGATCGGTCGGCGCAAGGTCCCGGCGTACACCCGCGAGCCCGGGGTCGACCCGAAGCGGCGGACCGAGACCTTGGCCGAGCTCGTCGTCGAGGTGCGCAACTGGCGCTGGGCCGGGGTTCCGGTGACGCTGCGGTCGGGGAAGTCCCTGGGCAAGGCGCGCAAGGAGATCGTGGTGACCTTCAAGCCGCCCACGCACCTGCCGACCGGCTTCCGCGGCTCCGACCTGCCCACCCGGCTGCACATCGGGATGACCCCGACCCGCCTGGTGCTGGGAATGGACGTCAACGGCCCCGGCGACCCGTTCGACCTCGACTGGGTGGAACTGGCGGCCGACCTCGGGCCCGGCGACATGGAGTCCTACGGGCAGGTCCTGGCCGGCGTGCTGGACGCCGACCCGACCCTGTCCGTGCGCGGCGACACCGCGGAGCAGTGCTGGCGGATCCTCGAGCCGGTGCAGCGTGCTTGGCGCGAGGACAAGGTGCCGATGGACACCTACCCCGCAGGCAGCGACGGGCCGAAGGGCTGGCCGCGGTAG